The following are encoded together in the Capsulimonas corticalis genome:
- a CDS encoding DUF1559 domain-containing protein codes for MQKARSGFTLIELLVVIAIIAILAAILFPVFAKAREKARQISCVSNLKQIGLGLMQYSQDNDEIMANAWYGNGGYQKSDPTPGSVKYKWMDAIFPYVKSTQIFTCPDDSGIQGSTGKFVNYQNLGGQDDTHYGSYGMNSAYWGQGSPNQGPGNSGVSLATLASPASTIWVGDGSGSYQIDWQDQGSVTNPVFVKGGLSYFANPNDFGSPNQRQEGALVARHTDMANVVYCDGHAKSVRLTNLLGKNSNGDYAAFTEAAQ; via the coding sequence ATGCAAAAGGCCCGTTCCGGATTTACTTTGATCGAACTCCTCGTTGTCATCGCTATTATCGCGATTCTCGCCGCCATTCTGTTCCCTGTTTTCGCAAAGGCCCGCGAAAAAGCCCGTCAAATCAGCTGCGTCAGCAATCTCAAGCAGATCGGTTTGGGATTAATGCAGTACAGCCAGGATAACGACGAAATCATGGCGAACGCCTGGTATGGCAATGGCGGCTATCAAAAGTCCGACCCTACGCCCGGCTCCGTCAAGTACAAGTGGATGGACGCTATCTTCCCCTACGTGAAGAGCACACAGATCTTCACCTGCCCCGACGATTCCGGCATTCAGGGCAGTACCGGAAAGTTCGTGAATTATCAGAACCTTGGGGGCCAAGATGATACGCATTACGGCAGCTATGGCATGAACTCCGCTTACTGGGGACAGGGATCACCCAATCAGGGGCCTGGCAACAGCGGCGTCTCACTGGCGACTCTGGCGAGCCCGGCTTCAACAATCTGGGTTGGCGATGGTTCCGGCAGCTATCAGATCGACTGGCAGGATCAGGGGAGCGTCACGAACCCAGTCTTTGTCAAAGGCGGTTTGTCCTACTTCGCCAACCCAAATGATTTCGGTAGCCCTAACCAGCGCCAGGAAGGCGCGCTTGTTGCGCGGCACACGGATATGGCGAATGTCGTTTACTGTGACGGCCATGCGAAGTCGGTTAGGCTGACGAACCTGCTGGGTAAGAATTCCAATGGGGATTACGCCGCCTTCACCGAAGCGGCGCAGTAA
- a CDS encoding nitroreductase family protein, with the protein MTTVLDPIAASPDIEIHDQFRRRRSTRAYSDRPIDEATRRRLFEAARWAASSSNEQPWRFIYASKENPEEFARLLETLAEGNKAWAKDAPLLVLAIAKRHKGEDGGPENRHAAYDLGQSVATLTLQALHEGIYARQLGGFSADKAREALEVPEGYDPVAVIVLGYPGDPANLPELVREKESAPRVRKPLSDIVFRGRFGQPLEG; encoded by the coding sequence ATGACGACCGTATTAGATCCCATCGCCGCATCGCCCGACATCGAGATCCACGATCAGTTCCGCCGCCGGCGCAGCACGCGCGCTTATTCCGACCGGCCAATCGACGAGGCGACGCGGCGCCGTCTCTTCGAAGCCGCGCGCTGGGCCGCCTCCAGCAGCAACGAACAGCCCTGGCGCTTTATTTACGCCTCCAAGGAGAACCCGGAAGAGTTCGCGCGGCTGCTGGAGACTCTGGCCGAGGGCAACAAAGCCTGGGCCAAAGACGCGCCCCTGCTGGTGCTGGCCATCGCCAAACGTCATAAAGGCGAGGACGGCGGCCCCGAGAACCGCCACGCCGCCTACGACCTGGGCCAATCCGTCGCCACGCTGACGCTTCAGGCGCTGCACGAAGGCATTTACGCCCGCCAGCTCGGCGGATTCAGCGCCGACAAGGCGCGCGAAGCACTGGAGGTTCCGGAGGGTTACGACCCAGTCGCGGTGATCGTGCTCGGCTATCCCGGAGACCCGGCGAACCTGCCCGAACTCGTCCGAGAAAAAGAAAGCGCCCCCCGCGTGCGCAAGCCGCTGAGCGACATCGTCTTCCGTGGGCGCTTCGGGCAGCCGCTGGAAGGGTAA
- a CDS encoding SDR family NAD(P)-dependent oxidoreductase, whose translation MTSLNGKIALVTGSSRGIGRAIAIRLAREGAKVVLTGRDLEKLHQTAAEIREDGGEAAIHAVDLRAPTAATELAQFAQETYGGLDILVNNAGATKRGDFLTLTDADFEDGFALKYYGAVRLTRAAWPSLQATSGAVLNIIGVGGRTPGAEFTIGGSVNAALLSFTKAIADLGVQDGVQVNAINPGRVHTDRLTNSLPAPGPARESALAQLVQKSSITRIGEPEEVAALAAFILGPEGRWLQGSLIDIDGGQTKSI comes from the coding sequence ATGACATCCCTGAACGGCAAAATCGCCCTTGTGACCGGCTCCAGCCGGGGAATCGGCCGGGCCATCGCAATCCGGCTGGCGCGCGAGGGCGCGAAGGTTGTCCTCACCGGCCGGGACCTGGAGAAGCTGCATCAAACCGCCGCCGAGATCCGCGAGGACGGCGGCGAAGCCGCGATCCATGCCGTGGACCTGCGCGCGCCGACGGCCGCCACCGAGCTGGCCCAGTTCGCCCAGGAGACCTACGGCGGACTGGATATTCTGGTCAACAACGCCGGCGCAACCAAGCGCGGCGACTTCCTCACGCTCACCGACGCCGACTTCGAGGACGGGTTCGCCTTGAAATATTACGGCGCCGTGCGTCTCACCCGCGCGGCGTGGCCCTCCCTCCAAGCCACGAGCGGCGCGGTTCTCAACATTATCGGCGTCGGCGGCCGCACGCCCGGCGCGGAGTTCACCATCGGCGGCTCCGTCAACGCCGCTCTGCTTTCCTTCACCAAAGCCATCGCCGACCTCGGCGTCCAGGACGGCGTCCAGGTTAACGCCATCAACCCCGGCCGCGTCCATACCGACCGCCTGACCAATTCCCTCCCCGCTCCCGGCCCGGCGCGCGAGTCGGCGCTCGCGCAGCTCGTTCAGAAATCCAGTATCACGCGGATCGGCGAGCCGGAAGAAGTCGCCGCCCTCGCCGCATTTATCCTTGGCCCCGAAGGCCGCTGGCTCCAGGGCTCGCTGATCGACATTGACGGCGGCCAGACAAAGAGCATCTGA